One Orrella dioscoreae genomic window carries:
- a CDS encoding AraC family transcriptional regulator, which yields MDTLQRLTAILDRHMPADGIAASPIPGITLYRASSPTMPMPVVYAPTLCVIAQGRKQVMLGATAYVYDPAKYLVASVDMAVTGAVVEATPAQPYLSLSLDLDMAQLGDLALHYPVHEEEADGPATGLALGDADPDVLDAVLRLMGLMDTPRDIDALAPLITREILYRLLTGTGACNSMVRQMAQANSRLNQIAKAIVWLRANYNGACRIDDIADIAGMSRSTFHAHFKAVTSMTPLEFRSRLRLQEARRLMVSEAMDAAGAGFRVGYESPSQFSRDYVRMFGLPPAKDAVQLRKSGELRAS from the coding sequence ATGGATACGCTGCAACGGCTCACCGCCATCCTGGATCGCCACATGCCCGCGGACGGCATCGCTGCCAGCCCGATCCCGGGCATCACCCTGTATCGCGCCAGTTCACCGACGATGCCGATGCCGGTCGTCTACGCGCCCACGCTGTGCGTCATCGCGCAGGGCCGCAAGCAGGTGATGCTGGGGGCCACCGCCTATGTCTACGACCCGGCCAAGTACCTGGTGGCGTCGGTGGACATGGCCGTCACCGGGGCCGTCGTCGAGGCAACGCCCGCGCAGCCTTACCTGAGCCTGTCGCTGGACCTGGACATGGCGCAGCTGGGCGACCTGGCGCTGCACTATCCCGTTCACGAGGAAGAGGCCGATGGGCCGGCGACAGGCCTGGCGCTGGGCGATGCCGATCCCGACGTGCTGGACGCCGTATTGCGGCTCATGGGACTGATGGATACGCCGCGCGATATCGACGCGTTGGCGCCGCTGATCACGCGCGAAATCCTCTATCGCCTGCTGACGGGCACCGGCGCATGCAACAGCATGGTGCGGCAGATGGCCCAGGCCAACAGTCGCCTGAACCAGATCGCCAAGGCCATCGTGTGGCTGCGCGCGAACTACAACGGCGCGTGCCGGATCGACGACATCGCCGATATCGCGGGCATGAGCCGTTCGACGTTCCACGCGCACTTCAAGGCCGTCACGTCCATGACGCCGCTGGAATTCCGCAGCCGCCTGCGGCTGCAGGAGGCGCGTCGCCTGATGGTGTCCGAGGCGATGGATGCGGCGGGCGCGGGCTTTCGCGTGGGATACGAAAGCCCGTCGCAGTTCAGCCGCGATTACGTGCGCATGTTCGGCCTGCCGCCCGCCAAGGATGCGGTGCAACTGCGCAAGTCGGGTGAACTGCGGGCAAGTTGA
- a CDS encoding sigma-70 family RNA polymerase sigma factor translates to MSGLDSAPQSFEHLYGSHHGWLYKWLHRRLGNAADAADLAQDAFLRVLTGKCRFDNDPQARVYLRNMASGLCVDLWRRRELEQAWADTLAALPEPTAPSAEHQAIVLEALGEVDAMLRGLPPKAAQAFVMAIVCEATDDEVANALGVSSRMVRKYVSQAMLRCLLLETRLAHARTPPQAPALASAL, encoded by the coding sequence GTGAGCGGATTGGACAGCGCCCCCCAGAGTTTCGAGCACCTGTACGGCAGTCATCACGGCTGGCTCTACAAGTGGCTACACCGCCGGCTGGGCAATGCGGCCGATGCCGCGGACTTGGCGCAAGACGCTTTCCTGCGCGTGTTGACGGGCAAGTGCCGCTTCGACAACGATCCGCAGGCGCGGGTGTACCTGCGCAACATGGCATCGGGCCTTTGCGTGGACCTCTGGCGCCGGCGCGAGCTGGAGCAGGCCTGGGCCGACACGCTGGCCGCGCTGCCCGAGCCGACCGCGCCGTCCGCCGAGCACCAGGCGATCGTGCTGGAAGCGCTGGGGGAAGTCGACGCCATGCTGCGCGGCCTGCCCCCCAAGGCAGCCCAGGCCTTCGTCATGGCCATCGTCTGCGAAGCCACCGACGACGAGGTGGCGAACGCCTTGGGCGTGTCTTCACGCATGGTGCGCAAATACGTGTCGCAAGCCATGCTGCGCTGCCTGCTGCTGGAAACCCGGCTGGCCCACGCCCGGACGCCGCCGCAAGCGCCCGCATTGGCGTCCGCGTTGTGA
- a CDS encoding TonB-dependent receptor: MRLTLALASAGLISGAPSVAAQSAAGQADTLRQFDVPAGPLNRVLAKLANDTGLLLIATPELVADRQSPGVRGSDTRQGALAQALAGTGLQATQDAPGQYRLVPAPTGGVSQLEAVTVTGAIPRQGLSPAYAGGQVATGGRVGLLGSRDIQETPFSVTHYTAKLIEDQQAQNIGDVLVNDPSVRNTYSRGAGRDEFNIRGFTLFNYDVAFNGLYGVSPRNASSLIGVERVEVLRGPNALLNGMAPYGSVGGAINLVPKRAGETPLNRYTLSYISDSQMGVHADLARRFGDNKAFGARLNVAGSRGDHAVDGAREDLGAMALGLDYRGDRFRIEADLNYQNRDTDARSGLLFPPAPGVAIGRAPDARHNFFPSWTYWRTKEWSGAVRAEYDVSSDWTVYAAAGARKHDFQSLQTSWLTLDGDGNIGAVPARLDESLLSRTAEIGVRGAFHTGPVKHQPTASASVMDIDYSSARIRSGTVFSNLYTPADLVKPNIARPGGLPKTSETRLYSVAAADTLSFLDDRVQLTAGVRNQRVQSANYDALSGRRTADYGKSRLSPAYALMVRPLPALSLYANYIEGLSQGATAPAGAVNAGETFAPNVSKQVEVGAKYDFGSFSTTLSAFQIEQPSSFVDAVSGRYVADGRQRNRGLELLGQGEIAHGVRLLGGVAYTEGKLTRTEGGLNDGNHAPAVPRYQFNAAAEWDTSFLQGLTLTARMLRTTQQYVDVGNTQEIPGWTRFDVGARYAFDANGTPMVLRATVENVLNKNYWQSAAREGLTVGAPLTVLLSLSAEF, encoded by the coding sequence ATGAGACTCACGCTGGCCCTGGCCAGCGCCGGCCTCATCAGCGGGGCCCCCTCCGTGGCTGCGCAATCCGCCGCCGGCCAGGCCGACACACTGCGGCAGTTCGACGTGCCGGCCGGCCCGCTCAATCGCGTACTCGCCAAGCTTGCCAACGACACCGGGCTGCTGCTCATCGCCACCCCGGAACTGGTGGCAGACCGGCAGAGCCCTGGCGTCCGCGGCAGCGACACGCGCCAGGGTGCGCTGGCGCAGGCGCTGGCGGGCACGGGCCTGCAAGCCACGCAGGATGCGCCGGGCCAGTATCGCCTGGTGCCCGCACCCACCGGCGGCGTGAGCCAGCTGGAAGCGGTCACCGTGACCGGCGCGATCCCGCGGCAAGGTCTGTCTCCTGCCTATGCCGGCGGCCAGGTCGCCACCGGAGGCCGGGTCGGCCTGCTCGGCAGCCGCGACATCCAGGAGACGCCTTTCAGCGTGACGCACTACACCGCCAAGCTGATCGAAGATCAGCAGGCCCAGAACATCGGCGACGTGCTGGTGAACGATCCCTCGGTGCGCAACACCTACTCCCGTGGCGCGGGACGCGATGAATTCAATATCCGCGGCTTCACGCTGTTCAACTACGACGTAGCCTTCAACGGGCTGTATGGCGTCTCGCCGCGCAACGCCAGTTCGCTCATCGGCGTGGAGCGCGTCGAAGTGCTGCGCGGTCCCAATGCGCTGCTCAACGGCATGGCGCCTTACGGCTCCGTGGGCGGCGCCATCAACCTCGTGCCCAAGCGAGCGGGGGAGACGCCGCTGAACCGCTACACGCTGTCCTACATCAGCGACAGCCAGATGGGCGTGCATGCGGACCTGGCGCGCCGATTTGGCGACAACAAGGCCTTCGGCGCACGGCTCAACGTGGCGGGCTCGCGCGGCGACCACGCCGTCGACGGCGCGCGCGAGGACCTGGGCGCCATGGCCCTGGGCCTGGATTACCGCGGCGACCGATTCCGCATCGAGGCCGACCTGAACTACCAGAACCGCGATACCGACGCGCGCAGCGGCCTGCTGTTCCCGCCCGCGCCGGGCGTGGCGATCGGCCGCGCGCCAGACGCGCGGCACAACTTCTTCCCTTCATGGACCTATTGGCGGACCAAGGAATGGTCAGGCGCCGTGCGCGCCGAGTACGACGTGTCTTCCGACTGGACGGTGTATGCCGCGGCAGGCGCGCGCAAGCACGACTTCCAGAGCCTGCAGACCTCGTGGCTGACGCTGGACGGAGACGGCAATATCGGCGCGGTCCCGGCGCGCCTCGACGAGTCATTGCTCAGCAGGACGGCGGAAATCGGGGTGCGGGGCGCGTTCCACACCGGCCCCGTGAAGCATCAACCCACCGCAAGCGCCAGCGTCATGGACATCGATTACTCGTCGGCCCGCATCCGCTCAGGGACGGTGTTCTCCAATCTGTATACGCCCGCCGACCTGGTCAAGCCCAACATCGCCCGGCCAGGCGGCTTGCCCAAGACCAGCGAAACCCGCCTCTACAGCGTGGCAGCCGCGGACACGCTCTCCTTCCTGGACGACCGCGTGCAGCTCACCGCGGGCGTGCGCAACCAGCGCGTGCAATCCGCCAACTACGATGCCTTGAGCGGACGCCGCACCGCCGACTACGGCAAATCCCGCCTGTCGCCCGCCTATGCCTTGATGGTGCGGCCGCTACCCGCCCTGTCGCTGTACGCCAACTACATCGAAGGCCTGAGCCAGGGCGCCACCGCGCCGGCGGGCGCCGTCAACGCCGGGGAAACGTTCGCCCCCAACGTGTCCAAGCAGGTCGAAGTGGGCGCCAAGTACGATTTCGGGTCGTTCTCCACCACGCTCAGCGCCTTCCAGATCGAGCAGCCCAGCAGCTTCGTGGACGCCGTCTCGGGCCGCTACGTGGCCGACGGCAGGCAGCGCAACCGCGGGCTCGAACTGCTGGGCCAGGGCGAGATCGCCCATGGCGTGCGCCTGCTTGGCGGCGTGGCCTACACCGAAGGCAAGTTGACGCGCACCGAGGGCGGCCTGAACGATGGCAACCACGCGCCCGCCGTGCCCCGCTACCAATTCAACGCCGCGGCCGAATGGGACACGTCTTTCCTGCAAGGCCTGACCCTGACCGCGCGCATGCTGCGCACCACCCAGCAATACGTCGACGTGGGCAACACCCAGGAGATTCCCGGGTGGACGCGCTTCGACGTGGGTGCGCGCTATGCCTTCGACGCCAACGGCACGCCGATGGTGCTGCGGGCCACGGTGGAAAACGTGCTCAACAAGAACTACTGGCAATCCGCCGCGCGCGAAGGCCTGACGGTGGGCGCGCCGCTGACGGTGCTGCTGTCATTGAGCGCGGAGTTCTAA
- a CDS encoding nuclear transport factor 2 family protein has protein sequence MTTFKSFLTALVLVASTLFTGTALARASDAPTEKNRQFIAQAFEKWAAGGRTFFDDVLAPDITWIIKGTSPAAGTYQGRDDFMKRAVMPFATRLSTPIKPVVRDIWASGNDVVVHWDGTATAADGAPYSNSYVWIFRMENQRAKEVIAFLDLVPYDDVIRRIPMQEQGARNTGKTSYTAMWVTDDGDIRHELLPNGRYDEARRGLP, from the coding sequence ATGACGACATTCAAATCCTTCCTCACCGCCCTCGTGCTGGTTGCCAGCACGCTATTCACCGGCACGGCGCTGGCCCGCGCCAGCGATGCCCCCACCGAGAAGAACCGCCAGTTCATCGCCCAGGCCTTCGAGAAATGGGCCGCGGGCGGACGCACCTTCTTCGACGACGTGCTGGCGCCCGACATCACCTGGATCATCAAGGGCACCAGCCCGGCCGCCGGCACCTACCAGGGCCGTGACGACTTCATGAAGCGCGCGGTCATGCCCTTCGCCACCCGCCTGTCCACGCCGATCAAGCCCGTGGTGCGGGACATCTGGGCCAGCGGCAACGACGTCGTCGTGCACTGGGACGGCACGGCCACCGCCGCCGACGGCGCGCCCTACAGCAACAGCTATGTCTGGATCTTCCGCATGGAGAACCAGCGCGCGAAGGAGGTGATCGCCTTCCTGGACCTGGTGCCCTACGACGACGTGATCCGCCGCATTCCCATGCAGGAACAAGGCGCACGGAACACGGGCAAGACCTCGTACACCGCCATGTGGGTGACCGATGACGGCGACATCCGCCATGAACTGCTGCCCAATGGCCGCTACGACGAGGCGCGCAGGGGCTTGCCTTGA
- a CDS encoding B12-binding domain-containing radical SAM protein, with protein MSPVRVLSIIPPMTQLNTPYPSTAYLTGFLRSRDVTAFQEDLALAVALRLLSPEGLRDVAARVAELPVKRHTASVRAFVAMQDRYLSTIGPVIAFLQGRDSTLAHRIVGRHFLPEGPRFASLDVYLDEEGGDPLGWAFGAMGLHDRAKHLATLYLNDLADVLRDAVDPRFEFVRYAESLASSQPTFDPLAEALAAPPTLVDDTLRDLTEQALARHAPTMVLLSVPFPGAVYAAFRIAQAIKAKDPAIVTVLGGGFVNTELRELKDPRVFDYFDYVSLDAGERPLLALLEHVQGKRSRQRLVRTFLRDADSGEVRYVNMVEPDVAFAEVGTPTWDGLPLDRYLSLLDMLNPMNRLWSDGRWNKLTVAHGCYWKKCSFCDVGLDYIGRYEGASAKVLADRIEAIVQETGQTGFHFVDEAAPPKSLKALATELIERNAGISWWGNIRFEKTFTPELCELLADSGCIAVSGGLEVASDRLLNLMKKGVSVDQVARVTRAFTDAGVLVHAYLMYGFPTQTVQDTVDALEYVRQLFENGCIQSGFFHRFACTVHSPVGQNPEEYGVTLRPLPPVTFAKNDIGFDDPTGVDHDALGKALKKAIYNYMHGIGLEEDVRNWFTFKVPRTTVARHRISRALEQRG; from the coding sequence ATGTCCCCTGTCCGCGTGCTGTCGATCATCCCCCCGATGACGCAGCTGAACACTCCCTATCCGTCCACGGCCTACCTGACGGGCTTCCTGCGCTCGCGCGACGTCACCGCCTTCCAGGAAGACCTGGCGCTGGCCGTGGCGCTGCGGCTGCTCTCGCCCGAGGGCTTGCGCGACGTGGCGGCGCGCGTGGCCGAGCTGCCGGTGAAGCGGCACACGGCGTCGGTGCGGGCTTTCGTGGCCATGCAGGATCGTTATCTGTCCACCATCGGCCCGGTCATCGCGTTCCTGCAAGGGCGCGATTCCACCCTGGCGCATCGCATCGTGGGCCGCCATTTCCTGCCGGAAGGGCCGCGCTTCGCGTCCCTGGACGTCTACCTGGACGAAGAGGGCGGCGACCCGCTGGGCTGGGCCTTCGGCGCGATGGGCCTGCACGACCGCGCCAAGCACCTGGCCACGCTGTACCTGAACGACCTGGCCGACGTGCTGCGCGACGCCGTGGATCCGCGTTTCGAGTTCGTGCGCTATGCGGAATCCCTGGCCAGCAGCCAGCCCACGTTCGATCCCCTGGCCGAAGCGCTGGCCGCGCCGCCCACGCTGGTGGACGACACGCTGCGGGACCTGACCGAGCAGGCGCTGGCGCGGCACGCGCCCACGATGGTGCTGCTGTCGGTGCCATTTCCCGGTGCGGTCTATGCGGCGTTCCGCATCGCGCAGGCGATCAAGGCGAAGGATCCGGCCATCGTCACGGTGCTGGGCGGCGGCTTCGTCAACACCGAATTGCGTGAATTGAAAGACCCGCGCGTCTTCGATTACTTCGACTACGTGTCGCTGGACGCCGGCGAGCGTCCCTTGCTTGCCCTGCTGGAGCACGTGCAGGGCAAGCGCTCGCGCCAGCGCCTGGTGCGCACCTTCCTGCGCGATGCCGACAGCGGCGAGGTCCGCTACGTGAACATGGTCGAGCCCGACGTGGCGTTCGCCGAAGTGGGTACGCCCACCTGGGACGGCCTGCCGCTGGACCGCTACCTGTCGCTGCTGGACATGCTGAACCCGATGAACCGGCTGTGGAGCGACGGGCGCTGGAACAAGCTGACCGTGGCGCACGGCTGCTATTGGAAGAAGTGCAGCTTCTGCGATGTGGGCCTGGACTACATCGGCCGCTACGAAGGCGCGTCCGCCAAGGTGCTGGCCGATCGCATCGAGGCGATCGTGCAGGAAACCGGGCAGACGGGCTTCCATTTCGTCGACGAGGCCGCGCCGCCCAAGTCGCTGAAGGCGCTGGCCACCGAGCTGATCGAACGCAACGCCGGCATCTCGTGGTGGGGCAATATCCGCTTCGAGAAGACCTTCACGCCCGAGCTCTGTGAGCTGTTGGCCGACAGCGGTTGCATCGCCGTGTCGGGCGGCCTGGAAGTGGCGTCGGACCGCTTGCTGAACCTGATGAAGAAAGGCGTGTCGGTGGACCAGGTGGCGCGCGTGACGCGGGCCTTCACCGATGCGGGCGTGCTGGTGCATGCCTACCTGATGTACGGCTTCCCCACGCAGACCGTCCAGGACACCGTCGATGCGCTGGAATACGTGCGCCAGCTGTTCGAAAACGGCTGCATCCAGAGCGGCTTCTTCCACCGTTTCGCCTGTACGGTGCATTCGCCCGTGGGCCAGAACCCCGAGGAATACGGGGTGACGCTGCGGCCGCTGCCGCCGGTCACTTTCGCCAAGAACGATATCGGCTTCGACGATCCCACGGGCGTGGACCACGATGCGCTGGGCAAGGCGCTGAAGAAGGCCATCTACAACTACATGCACGGCATCGGCCTGGAAGAGGACGTGCGCAACTGGTTCACGTTCAAGGTGCCGCGCACGACGGTGGCCAGGCACCGCATCAGCCGCGCGCTGGAACAGCGAGGCTAG
- a CDS encoding YkgJ family cysteine cluster protein yields MLSPQEQRQLLDAMRAVRHRAAQALAAAGNASQAVAFVGVLHENVDAVVAASEAVGPPPDCRPGCASCCHARVEVSDPEALRIAGHLHQLQESERLVFIERLRAKAAADGGHLPHGQPCAFLREGLCSIYAIRPSVCRKAHSLSAQACQSGAQEIPQDLGRVIRCEVLVAGTRDAYEGAGLPASRHELSAAVLAALRPAALDEWYQGKPLRASS; encoded by the coding sequence ATGCTGAGTCCCCAAGAACAACGCCAACTGCTGGACGCGATGCGCGCTGTGCGGCACCGCGCCGCACAGGCTTTGGCGGCCGCGGGGAATGCCAGCCAGGCGGTCGCCTTCGTCGGCGTCTTGCACGAAAACGTCGATGCCGTCGTGGCCGCCTCGGAAGCGGTGGGCCCGCCGCCCGACTGCAGGCCAGGCTGTGCGTCCTGTTGCCATGCGCGGGTCGAGGTGTCGGATCCGGAGGCGTTGCGCATTGCCGGTCATCTGCATCAACTGCAGGAATCGGAACGCTTGGTGTTCATCGAACGATTGCGCGCCAAGGCGGCGGCGGACGGCGGGCACCTGCCGCATGGGCAGCCCTGTGCCTTCCTGCGGGAAGGCCTCTGTTCCATCTATGCCATCCGCCCGTCGGTCTGCCGCAAGGCGCACTCCTTGTCCGCCCAGGCCTGCCAGTCCGGGGCACAGGAGATCCCGCAGGACCTGGGCCGCGTCATCCGCTGCGAGGTGCTGGTGGCGGGAACCCGCGACGCCTACGAAGGCGCGGGCTTGCCGGCGTCACGGCATGAACTGTCCGCGGCGGTGCTGGCGGCGCTGAGGCCAGCCGCACTGGACGAGTGGTATCAAGGCAAGCCCCTGCGCGCCTCGTCGTAG
- a CDS encoding aldo/keto reductase, with product MSRPTALDHYRLLGRSGMRVSPLALGTMTFGADWGWGADDAQARRIFDAYVDQGGNFIDTAVNYTNGASERILGALLQGKRDRIVVSTKFTMARDPGDPNSGGNHRMNLVRSVETSLRQLGTDRIELLHLHAWDCTTRAEEVLRALDDLVRAGKVLYLGICNTPAWKVAQLQTLADLRGGSPLVALQIEYSLVERSVEHELMPMALEMGLGVMPWSPLGGGILTGKYGKEDLRQQSETQVSATRKGVIASSGHMNARSLEIADVVVDVAREIDATPSQVALAWTLRHPAVCAPVIGARTLEQAQDNLGALALQLSDEHVARLNDASTPAPIFPERFIGRPMAQQLIFGGAHVQRRA from the coding sequence ATGTCCCGTCCCACCGCACTCGACCACTACCGCCTGCTCGGACGATCCGGCATGCGCGTCTCGCCCCTCGCCCTGGGCACCATGACCTTCGGCGCCGACTGGGGCTGGGGCGCCGACGATGCCCAGGCGCGCCGCATCTTCGATGCCTACGTCGACCAGGGCGGCAACTTCATCGACACCGCCGTCAACTACACCAACGGCGCATCCGAACGCATCCTGGGCGCGCTGCTGCAAGGCAAACGCGACCGCATCGTGGTGTCCACCAAGTTCACCATGGCGCGCGACCCCGGCGACCCCAACAGCGGCGGCAACCACCGCATGAACCTGGTCCGCTCGGTGGAAACCAGCCTGCGCCAGCTGGGCACCGACCGGATCGAACTGCTGCACCTGCACGCCTGGGACTGCACCACCCGTGCGGAAGAAGTGCTGCGCGCGCTGGACGACCTGGTGCGCGCCGGCAAGGTGCTGTACCTGGGCATCTGCAACACCCCGGCCTGGAAGGTGGCGCAGTTGCAGACCCTGGCGGACCTGCGCGGCGGGTCGCCGCTGGTCGCGCTGCAGATCGAGTACAGCCTGGTGGAACGCAGTGTCGAACACGAACTGATGCCCATGGCACTGGAAATGGGCCTGGGCGTCATGCCGTGGTCGCCGCTGGGCGGCGGCATCCTCACCGGCAAGTACGGCAAGGAAGACCTGCGCCAGCAGAGCGAGACGCAGGTGTCCGCCACCCGCAAGGGCGTCATCGCCTCGTCCGGCCACATGAATGCGCGGTCGCTGGAGATCGCCGATGTCGTGGTGGACGTCGCTCGCGAGATCGACGCCACGCCCTCGCAGGTTGCGCTGGCGTGGACGCTGCGGCACCCCGCCGTGTGCGCGCCCGTCATCGGTGCGCGCACGCTGGAACAGGCACAGGACAACCTGGGCGCGCTGGCCTTGCAGCTGTCGGACGAACACGTGGCCCGCCTGAACGACGCCAGCACGCCCGCGCCGATCTTCCCCGAGCGCTTCATCGGCCGGCCGATGGCGCAGCAACTGATCTTCGGCGGCGCCCACGTGCAGCGCCGCGCCTGA
- a CDS encoding FecR domain-containing protein: MSGSRHPFDPGTLALSHPVLEQAADWFALLRSGHASAQDRQAWQQWLDGSAEHREAWRHVERIGTRFAPLQDSPARDTAVATYRRVSARGARARRQVLLGLLGTAGAGCLGWATWRHTPLPALALGWTADHQSGIGETRQITLADGTRVWLRALSAFDVRYDPAQRELRLSSGQMLIDTASDPNRPFFVQTRAGRLQALGTRFTVRQEEEAVLVAVFDGAVRVETADRRNAGIVPAGEQVRFTSTRLLPAAAATPALEAWSHGVLVADGLPLGEVVQELRRYHFGHLGVSPAVADLRVFGSLPIHDVPRALRMMASVLPIRLRQPMAWWISIDAQA; encoded by the coding sequence GTGAGCGGCTCTCGCCACCCTTTCGACCCCGGCACGCTCGCCTTGTCGCACCCCGTCCTGGAACAGGCAGCCGACTGGTTTGCCTTGCTGCGCTCGGGCCATGCCAGTGCGCAAGATCGGCAGGCCTGGCAGCAGTGGCTGGACGGCTCGGCCGAACACCGGGAAGCCTGGCGCCACGTCGAACGCATCGGCACCCGCTTCGCTCCCTTGCAAGACAGCCCGGCACGCGATACGGCGGTGGCCACCTACCGCCGTGTCTCGGCGCGTGGCGCGCGCGCACGGCGCCAGGTCCTGCTGGGTCTGCTGGGCACGGCAGGCGCCGGCTGCCTCGGCTGGGCGACCTGGCGTCACACCCCTTTGCCCGCACTGGCGCTGGGCTGGACGGCAGACCACCAGTCCGGCATCGGTGAGACCCGCCAGATCACGCTGGCGGATGGCACGCGGGTGTGGCTGCGCGCGCTCAGCGCCTTCGATGTCCGCTACGACCCGGCGCAGCGCGAATTGCGCCTGAGCAGCGGCCAGATGCTGATCGATACCGCCTCCGACCCCAACCGGCCCTTCTTCGTGCAGACCCGCGCCGGGCGGCTGCAGGCCCTGGGAACGCGCTTCACGGTCCGCCAGGAGGAAGAGGCCGTGCTGGTGGCCGTGTTCGACGGCGCGGTCCGGGTGGAGACTGCCGACCGGCGCAACGCGGGCATCGTGCCGGCCGGCGAGCAGGTGCGCTTCACATCGACGCGCCTGCTTCCCGCCGCGGCGGCCACTCCTGCCCTGGAAGCGTGGTCGCATGGCGTGCTGGTGGCCGATGGCCTGCCTCTTGGCGAGGTCGTCCAGGAGTTGCGCCGCTACCATTTTGGCCACCTGGGCGTCTCTCCTGCCGTGGCGGACCTGCGCGTGTTCGGCAGCCTTCCCATCCATGACGTGCCGCGCGCCCTGCGCATGATGGCCTCCGTGCTGCCCATCCGGCTGCGCCAGCCCATGGCCTGGTGGATCAGCATCGACGCCCAGGCCTAA
- a CDS encoding putative periplasmic lipoprotein has translation MKKIALSIALSALLAGCAGSPMGNLINNERNETRNDVLASWVGEDEDTLVMKWGPPTGSYTLSSGAKVISYEYVWGVYVGQRYHCEEKFLIEKGKVTKWGIGSACQKSGGKGQTLPASTPVPQPTL, from the coding sequence TTGAAGAAGATCGCACTATCCATTGCCCTGTCCGCCCTGCTCGCCGGCTGCGCGGGTTCGCCCATGGGCAACCTGATCAACAACGAGCGCAACGAAACCCGCAACGACGTCCTGGCGTCCTGGGTAGGCGAAGACGAAGACACGCTGGTCATGAAGTGGGGCCCGCCCACCGGCAGCTACACCCTGTCCAGCGGCGCGAAGGTCATCTCCTATGAATACGTCTGGGGCGTCTATGTCGGCCAGCGTTATCACTGCGAAGAGAAATTCCTGATCGAGAAGGGCAAGGTCACGAAGTGGGGCATCGGGTCGGCTTGCCAGAAGAGTGGCGGCAAGGGCCAGACGCTGCCGGCGAGTACGCCGGTGCCGCAGCCGACGCTGTAA